In Sphingomonas crocodyli, a genomic segment contains:
- the modC gene encoding molybdenum ABC transporter ATP-binding protein → MSFDVAIGRMLGGKRFAFDFRAGAGLTAVLGPSGAGKTTLMDMIAGIALPDSGRIAVGGRTLYDRAGGIAIPIEERRCGYIFQDGRLFPHLSVGRNLEYGARLAGDRVPPIGFDALVDLLGLRPLLDRKPRTLSGGEARRVAIGRALLGCPAFLLMDEPLTGLDGEMKLDVIAMIAELRDRLTLPILLVSHDRDEVERLADNIVLIDEGAVIAAGEANAILSDLSLPLARAGDALVILKAEPVGHDADYDITTCRIGETLLQVPGRWDGAPTVRLRIRATDVTLSKDKAIDSALNRLTARIVGAERTRTAQMRVVLSLGESEDGPRLLASITRKSWDMLGLAIGDRVEAAIKAAALAERRRG, encoded by the coding sequence ATGAGCTTTGACGTCGCGATCGGCCGGATGCTGGGCGGCAAGCGTTTCGCGTTCGATTTCCGCGCGGGCGCGGGGCTGACGGCGGTGCTGGGGCCGTCGGGCGCGGGCAAGACGACGTTGATGGACATGATCGCCGGAATCGCCCTGCCCGACAGCGGGCGGATCGCGGTGGGCGGACGCACGCTCTACGATCGCGCGGGCGGGATCGCGATCCCGATCGAGGAACGGCGCTGCGGCTACATCTTTCAGGACGGGCGGCTGTTCCCGCATCTCAGCGTCGGTCGCAATCTCGAATATGGCGCGCGGCTGGCGGGGGATCGCGTGCCCCCGATCGGCTTCGACGCGCTGGTCGATCTGCTGGGTCTGCGCCCGCTGCTCGATCGCAAGCCGCGCACCTTGTCGGGTGGAGAGGCACGGCGTGTCGCGATCGGGCGCGCTTTGCTGGGCTGCCCGGCGTTCCTGCTGATGGATGAGCCGCTGACCGGGCTGGACGGCGAGATGAAGCTTGATGTGATCGCGATGATCGCCGAGCTGCGAGATCGGCTGACCCTGCCGATCCTGCTGGTCAGCCACGACCGCGACGAGGTCGAGCGGCTTGCCGACAATATCGTGCTGATCGATGAAGGCGCGGTGATCGCGGCGGGGGAGGCGAATGCGATCCTGTCCGATCTGTCGCTGCCGCTCGCCCGCGCCGGCGATGCTCTGGTGATCCTGAAGGCCGAACCGGTCGGGCACGATGCCGATTATGACATCACCACCTGCCGGATCGGCGAAACCCTGCTGCAGGTGCCGGGCCGCTGGGATGGCGCGCCGACGGTGCGGCTGCGCATCCGCGCGACCGACGTCACTTTGTCGAAGGACAAAGCGATCGACAGCGCGCTCAACCGCCTGACCGCCCGGATCGTCGGCGCCGAACGCACCCGCACCGCGCAGATGCGTGTGGTGCTGAGCTTGGGGGAAAGCGAGGACGGGCCCCGCCTGCTCGCCAGCATCACGCGCAAATCCTGGGATATGCTGGGGCTGGCGATCGGCGACAGGGTGGAGGCGGCGATCAAGGCCGCCGCCCTGGCCGAGAGACGGCGTGGTTAG
- the purD gene encoding phosphoribosylamine--glycine ligase, which yields MIVLLLGSGGREHALAWKLAQSERLTKLYAAPGNPGIEEVAECVDLDPTHIESVLAFARDENVGLVVIGPEAPLVVGLADLLHANGILCFGPTKAAAQLEGSKGFTKDLCARENIPTAAYKRFANVDSAKAALPDFGLPVVIKADGLAAGKGVVIAETSADAEAALEDMFDGGFGAAGAEVVIEEFLTGEEASFFALTDGKTVVPFGSAQDHKRVGDGDVGPNTGGMGAYSPAPVLTPELEARAMAEIVEPTVRAMAAAGMPYAGVLYAGLMLTADGPKLIEYNARFGDPECQVLMMRLEDDILPILLAVAEGKLAEIARPSLSPNTALTVVMAANGYPGTPAKGGHIRNIVEAEEKGAKIFHAGTYKGAGGLVANGGRVLNVTAIEGDIGRARDAAYAAVDALDFPSGFCRRDIGWREMARQRNG from the coding sequence ATGATCGTCCTGCTGCTCGGATCGGGGGGCCGCGAACATGCGCTCGCCTGGAAGCTGGCGCAATCCGAACGGCTGACCAAGCTCTACGCGGCGCCCGGCAATCCGGGGATAGAAGAGGTCGCCGAATGTGTCGACCTGGACCCGACACATATCGAATCGGTCCTCGCCTTCGCGCGCGACGAGAATGTCGGGTTGGTCGTGATCGGCCCCGAAGCGCCTTTGGTCGTCGGCCTCGCCGATCTGCTGCACGCGAACGGCATCCTGTGCTTCGGGCCGACCAAGGCGGCCGCGCAGCTCGAAGGGTCCAAGGGGTTTACCAAGGATCTGTGCGCTCGCGAAAATATCCCGACCGCCGCCTATAAGCGTTTCGCCAATGTGGATTCTGCAAAGGCTGCGTTGCCCGACTTCGGTTTGCCCGTTGTCATCAAGGCGGATGGCCTGGCGGCGGGCAAGGGCGTCGTGATCGCCGAAACATCGGCAGATGCCGAGGCGGCATTGGAAGATATGTTCGACGGCGGCTTCGGCGCAGCGGGCGCCGAAGTGGTGATCGAGGAATTCCTGACCGGCGAGGAGGCGAGCTTCTTCGCGCTGACCGACGGCAAGACGGTAGTCCCCTTCGGATCGGCGCAGGATCACAAGCGCGTCGGCGACGGCGATGTCGGCCCGAACACCGGCGGCATGGGCGCCTACAGCCCCGCGCCCGTCCTGACCCCCGAACTCGAAGCCCGCGCGATGGCCGAGATCGTCGAGCCGACCGTCCGCGCGATGGCGGCGGCGGGCATGCCTTATGCCGGCGTCCTCTATGCCGGGCTGATGCTGACAGCCGATGGCCCCAAGCTGATCGAATATAATGCCCGCTTCGGCGATCCCGAATGCCAGGTGCTGATGATGCGGCTAGAGGATGACATCCTGCCGATCCTGCTCGCGGTCGCCGAGGGCAAATTGGCGGAGATCGCGCGGCCCAGCCTGTCGCCCAATACCGCGCTGACCGTGGTGATGGCGGCGAACGGCTATCCCGGCACCCCGGCGAAGGGCGGGCATATCCGCAATATCGTCGAGGCCGAGGAGAAGGGCGCCAAGATATTCCACGCCGGCACCTATAAGGGCGCGGGCGGGCTGGTGGCGAACGGCGGACGCGTGCTGAACGTCACCGCGATCGAGGGCGATATCGGCCGCGCGCGCGATGCCGCTTATGCCGCGGTCGATGCACTCGATTTCCCCAGCGGATTCTGCCGGCGCGATATCGGCTGGCGCGAAATGGCACGGCAGCGGAACGGTTGA
- the xseA gene encoding exodeoxyribonuclease VII large subunit, protein MNDIPLDRPGSGEGRLLAEELPGDNAPAQSVSELSGALKRSVESQFGHVRVRGEISGFKRVASGHCYLALKDDGAVIDGVIWKGQANLLRFRPEDGIEVIATGRLTTYPGRSKYQIVIDRMEIAGAGALMALLDQRRRALAAEGLFDQERKRPLPFLPRVIGVVTSPTGAVIRDILHRLEDRCPTRVILWPVLVQGEGAATQVANAVRGFGALAPDGPIPRPDLLIVARGGGSIEDLWTFNEEAVVRAVAESPIPIISAVGHETDTTLCDFAADLRAPTPTAAAEIAVPVRADLAHHIRELGARAGRLLARYQERAGERFEAIARLLPGPAQLLDARRQQVDDLGERVGRGLERRIAIARGDLAHAAGALRPALLAQRLARATDRFEAIRLDPQLVKRRIDERQDRLDRIWRLAESLHPDRPLRLGYVRVEKRGGGVVANADAARAAGALTLHFADGAVDVRTDRGGKAPSAPAPAQPDLF, encoded by the coding sequence ATGAACGACATTCCCCTCGACAGGCCCGGTTCGGGCGAAGGCCGCCTGTTAGCCGAGGAGTTGCCGGGCGACAACGCGCCTGCGCAAAGCGTGTCCGAACTGTCGGGCGCGTTGAAGCGATCGGTGGAAAGCCAGTTCGGCCATGTCCGCGTGCGCGGCGAGATCTCGGGGTTCAAGCGGGTCGCGTCGGGCCATTGCTATCTGGCGCTGAAGGATGACGGCGCCGTCATCGACGGAGTGATCTGGAAGGGGCAGGCGAACCTGCTGCGTTTCCGCCCCGAAGACGGGATCGAGGTGATCGCGACGGGGCGGCTCACCACCTATCCGGGCCGGTCCAAATATCAGATCGTGATCGATCGGATGGAGATTGCCGGTGCGGGCGCGCTGATGGCGTTGCTCGATCAGCGCCGCCGTGCACTGGCGGCCGAAGGGTTGTTCGATCAGGAGCGCAAGCGTCCGCTCCCCTTCCTGCCGCGCGTGATCGGGGTGGTGACGTCGCCGACGGGCGCGGTGATCCGCGACATCCTCCACCGACTCGAGGATCGCTGCCCAACGCGTGTGATATTGTGGCCGGTGCTGGTGCAGGGCGAGGGGGCTGCGACGCAGGTGGCCAATGCGGTGCGCGGTTTCGGCGCGCTAGCACCCGACGGGCCGATCCCGCGCCCCGACCTGCTGATCGTCGCGCGTGGCGGCGGATCGATCGAGGATTTGTGGACCTTCAATGAGGAGGCAGTGGTTCGCGCCGTCGCCGAATCCCCGATCCCGATCATCTCGGCCGTGGGGCATGAGACCGATACGACGTTGTGCGATTTCGCGGCCGATCTGCGCGCGCCGACGCCGACCGCGGCGGCCGAGATCGCGGTGCCAGTGCGCGCCGATCTGGCCCATCACATCCGCGAACTGGGTGCGCGCGCCGGACGGCTGCTCGCCCGTTATCAAGAGCGGGCGGGCGAACGGTTCGAAGCGATCGCGCGATTGCTGCCCGGCCCGGCGCAATTGCTCGACGCGCGGCGCCAGCAGGTCGACGATCTGGGCGAAAGGGTGGGGCGCGGCCTCGAACGGCGGATCGCGATCGCGCGCGGCGATCTGGCGCATGCAGCAGGCGCGCTTCGGCCGGCCTTGCTCGCGCAAAGGCTGGCCCGAGCCACCGATCGCTTCGAAGCAATCCGCCTCGACCCGCAACTGGTTAAGCGCCGGATCGACGAGCGGCAGGATCGGCTCGACCGGATCTGGCGCCTCGCCGAAAGCCTCCATCCCGATCGCCCGCTGCGGCTCGGCTATGTCCGCGTCGAAAAGCGCGGCGGCGGCGTGGTGGCCAATGCGGATGCGGCGCGGGCGGCGGGGGCGCTGACGCTCCACTTCGCCGACGGTGCGGTCGATGTGCGCACCGATCGCGGCGGGAAAGCCCCGTCCGCGCCCGCCCCGGCGCAGCCCGACCTGTTCTAA
- a CDS encoding DUF2093 domain-containing protein yields the protein MLMSHSRQAKLHYLANGFRVLVPGDHVVCAISGAPVALDNLKYWSVARQEAYASAEEATAAERRA from the coding sequence ATGCTGATGTCCCACAGCCGCCAGGCCAAGCTGCACTATCTCGCCAACGGCTTTCGCGTGCTGGTGCCCGGCGATCATGTCGTTTGCGCGATCAGCGGCGCGCCGGTCGCGCTCGACAATCTGAAATATTGGAGCGTGGCGCGGCAGGAAGCCTATGCCTCGGCCGAGGAAGCGACCGCTGCGGAACGCCGCGCTTGA
- a CDS encoding M23 family metallopeptidase, with protein sequence MLLGGCVAPSVPPPPPPSAALAPPRAPSIIAATNADFALSGRIEQGGLAFGTVPAGTVALSLDGKSVPFASDRRFLIGFDRDAPMAASLVATMADGSRRQLALSVAPHAWKIESLPTLPRGTTPTPEFLARRKIELDRIIAARATDTGAQGWRQALAWPATGRISGVFGSQRIYAGEPGAFHGGVDVARPTGTPVAAPADGVVVLAADAPFSLEGNLLMIDHGMGLNSAFLHLSRIGVRPGDVVRRGQIVGAIGMTGRATGPHLHWAMKWRDARIDPAPLAGPMR encoded by the coding sequence ATGCTGCTTGGCGGATGCGTCGCGCCCAGCGTGCCGCCGCCTCCGCCGCCCTCTGCAGCGCTGGCGCCCCCGCGTGCTCCGTCGATCATCGCCGCGACCAACGCCGATTTCGCGCTGAGCGGCCGGATCGAGCAGGGCGGGCTCGCCTTCGGAACGGTGCCGGCGGGCACGGTGGCGCTCAGCCTCGATGGCAAGTCGGTGCCCTTCGCATCGGATCGCCGCTTCCTGATCGGCTTCGATCGCGATGCGCCGATGGCGGCATCGCTGGTCGCGACGATGGCGGACGGGAGCCGGCGCCAACTCGCTCTGTCGGTCGCGCCGCATGCGTGGAAGATCGAGTCGCTGCCCACCTTGCCGCGCGGGACGACACCGACCCCCGAATTTCTCGCCCGCCGCAAGATCGAGCTCGATCGGATCATTGCCGCCCGCGCCACCGATACGGGCGCGCAGGGCTGGCGTCAGGCGCTCGCCTGGCCTGCCACCGGGCGGATCAGCGGCGTTTTCGGATCGCAGCGCATCTATGCGGGGGAGCCGGGGGCGTTCCACGGCGGGGTCGATGTCGCGCGGCCCACAGGCACGCCGGTCGCGGCGCCCGCCGATGGCGTGGTGGTTCTCGCCGCAGACGCGCCCTTCTCGCTGGAGGGCAATCTGCTGATGATCGATCACGGCATGGGGCTGAATAGCGCGTTCCTGCACCTGTCGCGGATCGGCGTTCGGCCGGGCGATGTCGTGCGGCGCGGACAGATTGTCGGCGCGATCGGGATGACGGGCCGCGCCACCGGCCCGCACCTTCACTGGGCGATGAAATGGCGCGATGCCCGCATCGACCCGGCGCCGCTCGCCGGGCCGATGCGGTGA
- a CDS encoding TonB-dependent receptor domain-containing protein: MVATPAFAQTTPAEDTTAAESDVIVVTGSLIRNPNLTASTPVASVGENEISLRQTTNAEQLIRDIPGVVPSIGSNVNNGNNGTSLVNLRGLGFQRNIVLLDGQRVIPADFNGAVDLNNIPVALVQRVDVLTGGASTTYGADAISGVVNFVTRPDFSGMDLQVQSGITEKGDGNQVRVDVTLGANFDDGKGNAILSLGYQQADPIYQGDRDAGIFGIGTTNGVAAGSSFTSTPTGISTDTADFQISPDGTSLVPFYQGFNFNPYNIFRTPFERFNMFGKARYEISDSVEVYSRGMFSKNKVSTIIAPSGIFGVPLTIPGNNPYLPVGIRNQLCGFAGISAAACPTATIPLPAVYRRTVEVGPRISEYITQQFDINVGAKVNITDSLTFDIYGSHGESENTQTQSGYVLNSRVQQALNATNTTTCLNTANNCVPLNLFGTITPAQAAFLNGQSTITNKTELSQVHGVLSGDFGFTSPAASEPVAFAVGGEYRNYTAQRIPDILALVPGELGGAGGAILPLNGGYDVREAFGELIAPLVADKPFFHELTVEAGVRYSKYKVDTAGSPKFSATTYKFAGTWAPVEALKIRGNYQRAVRAPNIGELFAPVVTGLTNLLVDPCAGAAPTTNANLRAICLAQGAPVGSIGAIQNPSAGQANVTGGGNPNLQPEKANSYTIGVVLQPREFLPNFTLTVDYYNIDVKNAITAATPADIINACFGNITASSATSAACTGIRRNAANGRLSGTSTATNPILGLPGPLTNNGRLKTDGIDLALNYSYDFDVVKLGLNFQGNWTHKQTFQASSTAYARDCVGYYSANCASIQPEYSFTQRTTLSFDSVDLSLLWRWIDKVEYEGAASDFLARGFTAANRRIFSGTVTGPSPLAGNTYDFNRIKAYSIFDLTTRVSVTDNLEVTLSAINLFDKKPPIVGGTTGSTSYNSGNTYPSTYDAIGRRYSATARLKF; the protein is encoded by the coding sequence ATGGTCGCTACGCCTGCGTTCGCGCAGACCACGCCGGCCGAAGATACGACCGCAGCTGAAAGCGACGTCATCGTCGTCACCGGCTCGCTCATTCGCAACCCGAACCTGACGGCCTCGACCCCGGTCGCGAGCGTCGGCGAGAACGAAATCTCGCTGCGCCAGACCACGAACGCCGAACAGCTCATCCGTGACATTCCGGGTGTGGTTCCGAGCATCGGTTCGAACGTCAACAACGGCAACAACGGTACGTCGCTGGTCAACCTGCGCGGCCTGGGCTTCCAGCGTAACATCGTCCTTCTGGACGGTCAGCGCGTCATCCCCGCCGACTTCAACGGCGCGGTCGACCTTAACAACATCCCGGTTGCCCTGGTTCAGCGCGTCGACGTGCTGACCGGCGGTGCGTCGACCACCTATGGTGCGGACGCGATCTCGGGCGTCGTCAACTTCGTCACCCGCCCCGACTTCTCGGGCATGGACCTGCAGGTTCAGAGCGGCATCACCGAAAAGGGTGACGGCAACCAGGTCCGCGTCGACGTCACGCTGGGCGCCAACTTCGACGACGGCAAGGGCAACGCGATCCTGAGCCTGGGCTATCAGCAGGCCGACCCGATCTATCAGGGCGACCGTGATGCCGGCATCTTCGGCATCGGCACCACCAACGGTGTCGCCGCCGGTTCGTCGTTCACCTCGACCCCGACCGGCATCTCGACCGACACGGCCGATTTCCAGATCAGCCCGGACGGCACGTCGCTGGTGCCCTTCTATCAGGGCTTCAACTTCAACCCGTACAACATCTTCCGCACCCCGTTCGAACGCTTCAACATGTTCGGCAAGGCGCGCTACGAGATTTCGGACTCGGTTGAAGTCTATTCGCGCGGCATGTTCTCGAAGAACAAGGTTTCGACGATCATCGCGCCGTCGGGCATCTTCGGCGTTCCGCTGACCATTCCGGGCAACAACCCGTATCTGCCGGTCGGCATCCGCAACCAGCTCTGCGGCTTCGCCGGCATTTCGGCCGCGGCCTGCCCGACCGCGACGATCCCGCTTCCGGCGGTTTATCGCCGCACGGTCGAAGTCGGTCCGCGCATCAGCGAATACATCACGCAGCAGTTCGACATCAACGTCGGTGCGAAGGTCAACATCACCGACAGCCTGACGTTCGACATCTACGGCTCGCATGGTGAATCGGAGAACACCCAGACTCAGTCGGGCTACGTTCTCAACTCGCGCGTCCAGCAGGCGCTGAACGCGACCAACACCACGACCTGCCTGAACACGGCCAACAACTGCGTTCCGCTGAACCTGTTCGGCACGATCACGCCGGCGCAGGCCGCGTTCCTGAACGGCCAGAGCACGATCACCAACAAGACCGAGCTTTCGCAGGTCCACGGTGTGCTCAGCGGTGACTTCGGCTTCACCTCGCCGGCGGCTTCGGAGCCTGTCGCGTTCGCGGTGGGTGGCGAATATCGCAACTACACGGCGCAGCGTATCCCCGACATCCTGGCGCTCGTCCCGGGTGAACTCGGTGGCGCCGGCGGCGCGATCCTCCCGCTGAACGGCGGCTACGACGTCCGCGAAGCGTTCGGCGAATTGATCGCCCCGCTCGTTGCCGACAAGCCCTTCTTCCATGAGCTGACCGTCGAAGCCGGCGTTCGCTATTCGAAGTACAAGGTCGACACCGCAGGCAGCCCGAAGTTCAGCGCCACGACCTACAAGTTCGCTGGCACCTGGGCTCCGGTCGAAGCGCTCAAGATCCGCGGTAACTATCAGCGCGCGGTTCGCGCCCCGAACATCGGCGAACTGTTCGCGCCGGTCGTCACGGGCCTGACCAACCTGCTGGTCGATCCGTGCGCCGGTGCGGCGCCGACCACCAACGCCAATCTGCGTGCGATCTGTCTCGCGCAGGGTGCGCCGGTCGGCTCGATCGGTGCGATCCAGAACCCGAGCGCTGGCCAGGCCAACGTCACGGGCGGCGGCAACCCGAACCTGCAGCCGGAAAAGGCGAACAGCTACACCATCGGTGTCGTGCTGCAGCCGCGTGAGTTCCTCCCGAACTTCACGCTGACGGTCGACTACTACAACATCGACGTGAAGAACGCGATCACGGCGGCCACCCCGGCCGACATCATCAATGCGTGCTTCGGCAACATCACGGCTTCGTCGGCCACCTCGGCTGCCTGCACCGGCATCCGTCGTAACGCCGCCAACGGCCGTCTGAGCGGCACGTCGACCGCGACCAACCCGATCCTCGGTCTCCCCGGCCCGCTGACCAACAACGGCCGCCTGAAGACCGACGGTATCGATCTCGCGCTGAACTACTCGTACGACTTCGATGTCGTGAAGCTCGGCCTGAACTTCCAGGGTAACTGGACGCACAAGCAGACCTTCCAGGCGTCGTCGACCGCCTATGCGCGTGATTGCGTTGGCTACTACAGCGCCAACTGCGCCTCGATCCAGCCGGAATATTCGTTCACGCAGCGCACGACCCTGTCGTTCGACAGCGTGGACCTGTCGCTCCTGTGGCGCTGGATCGACAAGGTCGAGTATGAAGGAGCGGCCTCTGACTTCCTGGCTCGTGGCTTCACCGCTGCGAACCGCCGGATCTTCAGCGGCACCGTCACGGGCCCGAGCCCGCTGGCCGGCAACACCTACGACTTCAACCGCATCAAGGCGTACAGCATCTTCGATCTGACCACGCGCGTCAGCGTGACGGACAACCTCGAAGTGACGCTGTCGGCGATCAACCTGTTCGACAAGAAGCCGCCGATCGTCGGTGGCACGACGGGTTCGACCTCGTACAACAGCGGTAACACCTATCCGTCGACCTACGACGCGATCGGCCGCCGTTACTCGGCGACCGCCCGCCTGAAGTTCTAA
- a CDS encoding aspartyl/asparaginyl beta-hydroxylase domain-containing protein, with product MTVDDLLTSAARARDAGDAVAERRLLDQALALAPDNPMILNACGMAALRGGDPAGARRLFQAAATRDRDQPALWINVATACRALNDDAGEQGALEQALTIDRRNFMAQLRLAELHERQGDAVAAAIGWSAVVQLAHAVEQKPPIVIDAQRRGEAFLSAHNRRIDARLDALVGDKVETMGDAARRFRACVDHSLGRRRIYTNQCAGLHYPFLPADEFFDRSHFPWLADFEARTDAIAAEAIAMLRGAGPMIRPYVQMDAGSPETKWSGLDGSLDWSACFLWEYGVRNDPVCAACPETAAALAAIPQTNIPGKAPSAFFSILRPGAHIPPHTGVTNTRAIIHLPLVVPGGCRFRVGGETREWRVGEAFAFDDTIEHEAWNDSDEIRIVLILDVWNPYLTTDEQQLLAAFFEAADTPVV from the coding sequence ATGACCGTCGACGACCTTCTTACTTCGGCCGCGCGTGCGCGCGATGCGGGCGACGCAGTGGCCGAACGGCGCCTGCTCGATCAGGCGCTGGCGCTGGCACCCGACAATCCGATGATCCTCAACGCCTGCGGCATGGCGGCGTTGCGCGGGGGCGATCCGGCTGGCGCCCGGCGGCTGTTTCAGGCGGCGGCCACGCGCGATCGCGATCAGCCTGCTTTGTGGATCAACGTGGCGACGGCGTGCCGCGCGCTGAATGACGATGCGGGCGAACAAGGCGCACTTGAGCAGGCGCTGACGATTGATCGTCGCAATTTCATGGCGCAGCTACGCCTCGCCGAACTGCACGAACGGCAGGGCGATGCCGTTGCGGCGGCGATCGGGTGGAGCGCGGTGGTGCAGCTTGCCCACGCGGTCGAACAAAAGCCGCCGATCGTGATCGATGCACAGCGCCGGGGTGAGGCTTTCCTCTCCGCCCATAATCGCCGGATCGATGCGCGCCTCGATGCACTGGTGGGCGACAAGGTCGAGACGATGGGCGACGCCGCGCGCCGCTTCCGCGCCTGCGTCGATCACAGCCTGGGCCGTCGCCGCATCTACACGAACCAGTGTGCTGGGCTGCATTATCCCTTCCTGCCCGCCGACGAATTCTTTGATCGCAGCCACTTTCCCTGGCTGGCCGATTTCGAGGCGCGGACCGACGCGATCGCGGCGGAGGCGATCGCGATGTTGCGCGGCGCGGGGCCGATGATCCGGCCTTATGTTCAGATGGATGCCGGTTCGCCCGAAACCAAATGGTCGGGCCTCGATGGCTCGCTCGACTGGAGCGCATGCTTCCTGTGGGAATATGGCGTGCGCAACGATCCGGTGTGCGCGGCATGCCCCGAAACGGCGGCGGCGTTGGCGGCGATCCCGCAGACCAACATTCCCGGCAAGGCGCCTTCCGCCTTCTTCTCGATCCTGCGCCCCGGCGCGCATATCCCGCCGCATACCGGCGTCACCAACACCCGCGCGATCATCCATCTACCGCTCGTCGTGCCGGGTGGCTGCCGCTTCCGCGTCGGCGGGGAGACGCGCGAATGGCGGGTTGGCGAAGCCTTCGCCTTCGACGATACGATCGAACATGAGGCGTGGAACGACAGCGACGAGATACGGATCGTCCTGATCCTCGACGTCTGGAATCCCTATCTCACTACCGACGAACAGCAACTTCTGGCCGCCTTCTTCGAAGCCGCCGACACGCCGGTCGTCTAG
- a CDS encoding tetratricopeptide repeat-containing sulfotransferase family protein: MTSQTVDIATLGRQAAILLSQRRYEPAADAYVALLAARPDSANDWFNYGYVLRCLRRFEPALDAYARALTLRVQQPEEVHVNRAAILSDHLQRDAEAVVELEAALRANPRYVIALLNLGHIHEDHGRRAEARAAYARVLALDPLNGRALARTAAIDQFEQAPERAVASLRKALQHRLHPEDAAEIGFALGNALDAAGQYEEAWAALRSANDGARRLRPPAEAYSKAAHDRLIDALIATKLPPALSAGEDAPPLFICGMFRSGSTLAEQVLARHRDVAAGGELEALPAIVAQRLSPYPDTLTTATPDLLAELRDQYLREVAPLRAGAGIVTDKRPDNFLHIGLIKTLFPTAKIIHTRRDPIDTLVSIYALNFADGVAYGNDLGDIVHYIRAYRRLMAHWATLYPDDIFDLDYDRLVADPQPVVEGLLAFCDLDWDEACLSQKPSEASVRTASSWQVRQPLHNRSSGRWRNYAPFLAEVKAALD; encoded by the coding sequence ATGACTTCGCAAACGGTTGATATCGCCACCCTGGGCCGACAGGCTGCCATCTTGCTGTCGCAGCGGCGCTACGAACCCGCGGCGGACGCCTATGTCGCGCTGCTGGCGGCCCGCCCCGACAGTGCGAACGACTGGTTCAACTATGGCTATGTGCTGCGTTGCCTGCGGCGATTCGAGCCGGCGCTGGATGCCTATGCGCGCGCGCTGACGCTCCGCGTCCAGCAGCCCGAGGAGGTGCATGTCAACCGCGCAGCGATCCTGTCCGATCATCTGCAGCGCGATGCCGAGGCGGTCGTCGAACTCGAAGCCGCATTGCGCGCCAACCCCCGCTACGTGATCGCCTTGCTCAATCTCGGCCATATCCATGAGGATCATGGACGCCGGGCGGAGGCGCGCGCTGCCTATGCCCGTGTCCTCGCGCTCGATCCGCTCAACGGCCGCGCGCTCGCGCGGACCGCGGCGATCGACCAGTTCGAGCAGGCGCCCGAACGCGCGGTGGCATCGCTGCGCAAGGCGCTGCAGCACCGGCTGCACCCCGAGGATGCGGCCGAGATCGGCTTCGCGCTGGGCAATGCGCTCGATGCCGCCGGCCAGTATGAAGAGGCATGGGCGGCGCTGCGATCGGCCAATGATGGCGCGCGCCGGCTGCGTCCGCCTGCTGAAGCCTATTCGAAGGCGGCGCACGACCGCCTGATCGATGCGTTGATCGCGACGAAGCTGCCCCCCGCGCTGTCGGCGGGAGAGGATGCGCCGCCCTTGTTCATCTGCGGCATGTTCCGATCGGGATCGACGCTGGCCGAACAGGTGCTCGCGCGCCATCGCGATGTCGCGGCCGGCGGCGAACTGGAGGCGCTGCCCGCGATCGTCGCGCAGCGCCTGTCGCCCTATCCCGACACGCTTACCACCGCGACGCCGGATCTGCTCGCCGAACTGCGCGACCAATATCTGCGCGAGGTTGCACCGTTGCGCGCGGGCGCAGGCATCGTCACCGACAAGCGGCCCGACAATTTCCTACATATCGGGCTGATCAAGACGCTGTTCCCCACTGCAAAGATCATCCACACGCGGCGCGATCCGATCGACACGTTGGTGTCGATCTACGCGCTGAACTTCGCCGACGGGGTCGCCTATGGCAACGATCTGGGCGACATCGTCCATTATATCCGCGCCTATCGCCGGCTGATGGCGCATTGGGCGACGCTCTATCCCGACGATATTTTCGATCTCGATTATGATCGGCTGGTTGCCGATCCGCAGCCGGTGGTCGAAGGACTTCTGGCATTTTGCGACCTCGACTGGGACGAAGCCTGTCTGTCGCAGAAGCCCAGCGAAGCATCGGTTCGGACGGCGAGCAGCTGGCAGGTTCGTCAGCCGCTCCACAACCGATCGTCGGGCCGGTGGCGCAATTATGCGCCCTTCCTCGCCGAAGTTAAGGCGGCGCTGGACTAG